The Candidatus Methylomirabilota bacterium DNA window TGATGTCGGCGTAGGTCTCGGGGTCGTGGTCACGGAGGAAGGTGTAGGTCCGGTCCGAGAAGACGATGCCCCAGCCGAAGGTGTCGTTCGGGCCGTCGCGCTCGAAGAGCGTGATGGCATGGGCGGGCTCGCGCTTCTTCATCAGGATGGCGAAGTAGAGCCCGGCCGGCCCTCCGCCCACGACGTGGATCTTCATGGCCGTAGTCTACCTCACCACTGTATGGCGCGGCCGTCGACGTTCCCGGCCTGCCCGGTGATTCCGGGGACCCCTTGCCACTCGCCCGGCGCCTGGGCTACGTTCGGGTACCGTGGACAGACCCCTGATCGGCGGCTCGCGGCGGCTATGTGGCCCCCCCGAAAGGAAACGGGCGGAGGCGGAGCGAGGAGGCCGATGATGATCAACGTGAAGAACATCGGGCACGTCGTGCTCAAAGTGAGGGATCTTGAGCGGGCGGCACGGTTCTATCGCGACGTGCTCGGGCTCAAGGAGGTGGCCCGCGGGACGTTCGGACGGCCGATGGTGTTCTTCTCGGCGACCGGCGAGAATCACCACGACATTGCGCTGTTCGACATCGGCCCCGCCGGCGCACCTCCCGATGAGAACGGAGCGGGGCTGTACCACGTTGCGCTCAAGATTGGCAACAGCCTTGATGAACTCCGCCGGGCGAAAGCCCACCTGGAGGCGAACGGAATCACACGCCTGCGGGTGAGGGACCACCGGGTCAGCCAATCCATCTACCTGTCAGACCCGGACGGCAACCGGCTCGAGCTCTACGTTGACGCGGATGCCACGATCTGGCACGAAGATCCCTCGGCAGTGGCGACCTCGGTTCCGCTGGAGCTCTGAGCCGCCCAATTGTTGGCACTCCCGTGATTGCCGCAACCGGGTTCTGGCCGCCTTGAAATTCCTCGGCGTCACGCGCGTCATCATGCTCGCGCTCGCCGGCGTCCTGCTCGCGGCGCCGGCGGCGGCGGTCCAGGCCCTGCTGACCGACGACGCCTATACCGCGGCGGCCACCGCCACGCGGAACTTCGGTCGGGCGCCGACACTTCTCGTC harbors:
- a CDS encoding VOC family protein; the protein is MMINVKNIGHVVLKVRDLERAARFYRDVLGLKEVARGTFGRPMVFFSATGENHHDIALFDIGPAGAPPDENGAGLYHVALKIGNSLDELRRAKAHLEANGITRLRVRDHRVSQSIYLSDPDGNRLELYVDADATIWHEDPSAVATSVPLEL